The Bacteroidota bacterium genome segment TTCGCTCATCGGCGGACACTTCGGCATCGACCGGTTCATGCTCGGCGAGATCGGCCTCGGCATCGCAAAATTGATCACGTGCGGCGGGCTCGGCATCTGGACGATCGTTGATTGGTTCCTCATCCTCGGAAAAACGCGCGAACATAATTTGAACCGTATTCTGCA includes the following:
- a CDS encoding TM2 domain-containing protein, which codes for MDQQKIDMYMMMSSKYFEGYQLNAIREKLSKLDDSRLLQVQGANLKDPTTMLIVSLIGGHFGIDRFMLGEIGLGIAKLITCGGLGIWTIVDWFLILGKTREHNLNRIL